In Flavobacterium okayamense, a single window of DNA contains:
- a CDS encoding 3-deoxy-D-manno-octulosonic acid transferase: MLFLYTILTHIASLILKVLALFSPKLKLFVKGRKDVFSTLKTKINSTDKVIWVHAASLGEYEQGIPVMEALKKEFPTHKLVVTFFSPSGYEVRKNNTLADVTVYLPLDTKPNAKKFIKITHPELVLFIKYEFWPNYLNELKRLNISTYLVSGIFREKQAFFKWYGRFYRDALKTFNHFFVQNDSSKQLIQSIGFNNVTISGDTRFDRVVDILNRDNSLDFIENFRFLDSARNDKATLIVIGSSWPKDEELLVNYINQSSDEIKFIIAPHNIKQDQISNLKSSIKKKTILFSEKENQNLSEFEVFIIDTIGILTKIYSYADIAYVGGGFGNPGVHNILEPATFGVPIVIGPNYSHFAEAIALVHQEGCLSIKNETELKLAFDSLLYNSDERNEKGHICETFVQMNKGATTKIITHILNKNLNKQR; this comes from the coding sequence ATGCTATTTCTCTATACCATTTTAACGCACATTGCTAGTTTAATCTTAAAGGTTTTAGCCCTTTTTAGCCCGAAACTAAAACTATTTGTTAAAGGCAGAAAAGATGTTTTCTCAACTTTAAAAACTAAAATTAATTCTACTGATAAAGTAATTTGGGTTCATGCAGCTTCTTTAGGTGAGTATGAGCAAGGTATTCCTGTTATGGAAGCTTTAAAAAAAGAGTTTCCTACACATAAATTAGTTGTTACTTTCTTTTCGCCATCAGGTTACGAAGTCAGAAAAAACAACACGTTAGCTGATGTTACAGTTTATTTACCTCTTGACACCAAACCTAATGCTAAAAAGTTTATAAAAATCACTCATCCTGAATTGGTTTTATTTATAAAGTATGAATTTTGGCCCAATTATCTAAACGAGTTAAAAAGATTAAACATTTCAACTTATCTAGTTTCTGGAATATTTAGAGAAAAACAAGCTTTCTTTAAATGGTATGGTAGATTTTATAGAGATGCACTTAAAACTTTCAATCATTTTTTTGTTCAAAACGATTCTTCAAAACAATTAATACAATCTATCGGGTTTAATAATGTAACTATTTCTGGTGACACACGTTTTGATAGAGTGGTTGATATTTTAAATAGAGATAATTCATTAGATTTTATTGAAAACTTTAGATTTCTCGACTCCGCTCGAAATGACAAAGCAACTCTAATTGTTATTGGAAGTTCTTGGCCTAAAGATGAAGAATTACTGGTTAATTATATCAATCAAAGTTCAGATGAAATAAAATTTATTATTGCACCTCATAACATTAAGCAAGATCAAATATCAAATCTAAAATCATCAATCAAAAAGAAAACAATTTTATTTTCAGAAAAAGAAAATCAAAACTTAAGTGAATTCGAAGTTTTCATAATTGACACTATTGGTATTTTGACTAAGATTTACAGCTATGCTGATATTGCTTATGTAGGTGGTGGCTTCGGAAATCCAGGCGTTCATAATATATTAGAACCTGCGACTTTTGGCGTTCCAATTGTAATTGGTCCAAATTATTCACACTTTGCGGAAGCAATAGCTTTAGTTCATCAAGAAGGTTGTCTTTCTATTAAAAATGAAACCGAATTAAAATTAGCTTTTGATTCACTTTTATACAATTCAGACGAGCGAAATGAAAAAGGCCATATTTGTGAAACTTTCGTTCAGATGAACAAAGGAGCAACAACTAAAATAATTACACACATTCTTAACAAAAACCTAAATAAACAACGCTAA
- a CDS encoding S46 family peptidase, protein MRILKLLIVLLSFPIFAQQGGMWIPSMLQGMNENEMHRLGMKINAQDIYDVNNSSIKDAIIHFDGGCTSEIISPKGLLLTNHHCGYGEIQSHSTVENDYLQDGFWAMSMNEELPNPGMVATLIVSIHDVTNTVLEGVSQLSSESEKQKKIQDNISRVQTTFPKEAWQENKIKTFYEGNQYILFVTETFKDIRLVGAPPSSIGKFGSDTDNWVWPRHTGDFSIFRIYAGKDNKPAEYSKDNIPYTPKHFLPVSIDGIAEGDFTMVFGFPGRTQEYLPSFAVEQIVNTLNPAKIEVRDAALKVQDGFMRKDQAIKIQYASKYASVANYWKKWIGESQGLKKSNAIQLKKDYETEFLKQVAKNGKQAQYGNLLSSFEKNYSAINDYALARDYFIEVALRNTELLSAGFRLYQLEQLYKAKGEQAFNDRKDNTIKSFESFYKDYNAKVDEKVAEKLVALYLEKSPLLSSELKALDKNKIVSEVYSKSKLTSYNGLKSLLEGDANKVLKNLNKDKGYLFVKKLADNFYANIGPKYDEINLEIGALQREYMKAQLEMFPNGRFFPDANSTLRITYGQVKGYNPSDAVYYEPVTHLEGVMEKYVPGDYEFDVPTKLLDLIKNKDYGQYAENGKMPVCFIATNHTTGGNSGSPALDANGNLIGLNFDRVWEGTMSDIHYDPEICRNIMVDIRYVLFIIDKYAGAKHLIEEMKLAHPKKM, encoded by the coding sequence ATGAGAATTCTAAAATTACTTATTGTTTTATTATCATTCCCAATCTTTGCTCAACAAGGTGGAATGTGGATTCCTAGTATGTTACAAGGAATGAACGAAAATGAAATGCATCGTTTAGGTATGAAAATTAACGCACAAGATATTTATGACGTTAATAATTCAAGTATCAAAGATGCAATTATTCATTTCGATGGAGGATGTACTTCTGAAATAATTTCTCCAAAGGGATTATTACTTACAAATCATCATTGTGGTTATGGCGAAATTCAAAGTCATTCGACTGTTGAGAACGATTATTTACAGGATGGTTTTTGGGCAATGTCTATGAATGAAGAATTACCAAATCCTGGAATGGTTGCTACTCTAATTGTAAGCATTCATGATGTAACTAATACCGTTTTAGAAGGCGTTTCTCAACTATCTTCTGAATCTGAAAAACAAAAGAAAATTCAAGATAATATTTCAAGAGTTCAAACTACATTTCCAAAAGAGGCTTGGCAAGAGAATAAAATCAAGACTTTCTACGAAGGAAACCAATATATTTTATTTGTAACTGAAACTTTCAAAGACATTCGTTTAGTTGGAGCTCCACCGAGTTCAATTGGGAAATTCGGCTCGGATACAGATAACTGGGTTTGGCCACGTCATACTGGAGATTTTTCAATTTTTAGAATTTACGCTGGGAAAGACAACAAACCTGCCGAATATTCAAAAGATAACATTCCTTATACTCCAAAACACTTTTTACCAGTTTCTATAGACGGAATTGCAGAAGGTGACTTCACTATGGTTTTTGGTTTCCCTGGAAGAACACAAGAATATTTACCATCGTTTGCAGTTGAACAAATTGTGAACACTTTAAATCCTGCTAAAATTGAAGTTCGCGATGCAGCTTTAAAAGTTCAAGACGGATTTATGCGTAAAGATCAAGCGATTAAAATTCAATATGCTTCTAAATATGCAAGTGTTGCAAATTATTGGAAAAAATGGATTGGTGAAAGTCAAGGTTTAAAAAAATCGAATGCCATTCAACTTAAAAAAGATTACGAAACTGAATTTCTTAAACAAGTTGCTAAAAATGGTAAACAAGCACAATATGGAAATTTATTATCAAGCTTTGAGAAGAATTATTCTGCCATTAATGATTATGCTTTAGCAAGAGACTATTTTATTGAAGTCGCTTTAAGAAATACAGAGTTATTAAGTGCTGGTTTTAGACTTTATCAATTAGAACAACTATACAAAGCTAAAGGTGAACAAGCTTTTAACGACAGAAAAGACAATACAATTAAGAGTTTTGAAAGTTTTTATAAAGATTACAATGCTAAAGTAGATGAAAAAGTGGCTGAAAAATTAGTTGCACTTTATTTAGAAAAATCTCCTTTACTTTCTTCTGAATTAAAAGCATTAGATAAAAATAAAATTGTAAGCGAAGTTTATTCAAAATCAAAATTAACTTCATATAATGGATTGAAATCGTTATTAGAAGGTGATGCAAATAAAGTATTGAAAAACTTAAACAAAGACAAAGGATACTTATTTGTTAAAAAATTAGCAGATAATTTTTATGCTAATATTGGTCCAAAATATGACGAAATTAATCTTGAAATTGGTGCTTTACAACGTGAATACATGAAAGCGCAATTGGAAATGTTTCCTAACGGAAGATTCTTCCCTGATGCTAATAGTACTTTGAGAATTACTTACGGTCAAGTTAAAGGCTACAATCCAAGTGATGCAGTATACTATGAGCCTGTAACACATTTAGAAGGTGTAATGGAAAAATATGTACCTGGCGATTATGAATTTGATGTACCTACAAAATTATTAGACTTAATTAAAAATAAAGATTATGGTCAATACGCTGAAAACGGAAAAATGCCAGTTTGTTTCATTGCTACTAATCATACAACTGGTGGAAACTCTGGAAGTCCTGCTTTAGACG